One region of Mugil cephalus isolate CIBA_MC_2020 chromosome 17, CIBA_Mcephalus_1.1, whole genome shotgun sequence genomic DNA includes:
- the scaf8 gene encoding SR-related and CTD-associated factor 8 isoform X2: MAAGIPPPSVTPVMPSSASQVNNTTPGTPATPATPANIVQALPDWASQITNTDTVAAVAQILQSPQGQQLQQLVQSLQMQQQKPQPSLLQALDAGLVVQLQALTAQLTAAATANSLNPLEQRVSSFNKKLLGPFDFGNDSERGEESKKDSSSTQLPMVSEPMNSSLFHQLAEQLQQQNLEQFQKQLLEHQQKAMNIEGQDSIFGQENSVATAQSSSQSQLTEPENKVDDSIDNQQEDMDLDEGPDGMEEEIFETEEKKTLSTRSRTRSRSRSRSPKRRRSRSRSGSRKRKHRKRSRSRSRDRKRKSSRSYSSERRAREREKERQKKGLPPIRSKTLSVCSTTLWVGQVDKKATQQDLTNLFEEFGQIESINMIPPRGCAYICMVHRQDAYRARQKLSTGSFKIGSKIIKIAWALNKGVKQEYKQFWDVDLGVTYIPWEKVKLDDLDGFAEGGIIDQETVNDEWEAAKNSEPAKEATSQQVSAETAAASNTQTETYNQQVTMMPVQLSVPQAVPSAVGLVPPTFPVTMSIPPPGYGPPPPFIRAGFNASQPPPGFLQAAHTAAMASATTSLVQPSMASSQDVKESPFSAMIPPTSIPGSFMPTAIPGAGVFNPVGVQTQQSANDKTPQSAEGMDAAAELTLQGMQNAVRSGMGLLGMHPTASLTHTLHQSGLGGQRMPGLLPLDVRPNLLQSGAAARFPLLMQQGPAQQAAGLLDASLQAQARARAPFAQLDPFNRAPNINNENVSKTEDEPSTGADEGKDQDYRFPPMEKQSTGLLRTPPPEHREPLGGGGGAGGVRPPLLQTPGNPPARSSLVGRLQALAGFTPDNHWNQTRGDFDERDGMRGGSQTPGGPKGFQDDRQNFPNRFDNRPGTAGGAAGASGNAGSAGGAQPWNRSGGAAAPFDSELHQDLDERRRPWERQRDRDERDFDFRREMNGSRHSRERERERERERDRDRDRDRDRGRDRTREHERDRDHDKDRDRERGSWTPLLPLPTPLLPTPTLNPNLALNQGKLLPPLKLNPQIQSRFQSPLLPQAQAKPPLLGLNQLLPQVPPPLQSQAAASKPQSESPVQSETSQTQSPPSAHSPPSTHSPEPSSDNSGQSTQTEAPAQSESPQPEAPAHTQSASQPTAESPSPKATPSPDVETPSNASPLAEASSQDSLAAFAQATSPPEDSVHSLEEQESPQRDEEESQEGASSPQPEWANGPAMDNIAMAEPTPEASPEPAPDPSFDSLLPESETESQQELPASPKDADNEQSEPMEEAASQPVVDTVTDTEGT; encoded by the exons ATGGCTGCAGGGATTCCTCCTCCCAGCGTCACACCCGTCATGCCCAGCAGTGCTTCCCAGGTCAACAACACCACCCCTG GCACCCCAGCTACACCAGCCACTCCAGCCAATATAGTCCAGGCTCTACCTGACTGGGCTTCCCAGATTACCAACACAGACACTGTGGCTGCTGTTGCGCAGATCTTACAGAGTCCCCAGGGACAACAG ctgcagcagctggtcCAGAGTCTGCAGATGCAGCAACAGAAGCCTCAGCCATCTCTGCTGCAGGCCTTGGATGCTGGCCTGGTGGTGCAGTTGCAAGCTCTGACAGCTCAACTCACCGCCGCCGCTACAGCCAACAGCCTCAACCCTTTGGAGCAGCGGGTCTCCTCTTTTAATAAG AAACTTTTGGGTCCTTTTGACTTTGGGAATGATTCTGAACGCGGCGAGGAGTCTAAGAAGGACAGCTCATCAACTCAACT GCCCATGGTGTCCGAGCCCATGAACAGCTCCCTTTTCCATCAGTTGGCCGAGCAACTACAACAGCAAAACCTGGAGCAGTTTCAGAAGCAGCTGCTTGAGCACCAACAGAAG GCAATGAACATAGAAGGACAGGACTCTATCTTTGGACAAGAGAACTCGGTTGCGACTGCTCAGAGCAGCAGTCAGTCACAGCTTACTGAGCCAGAGAATAAGGTGGATGACTCCATAGACAACCAGCAGGAG GACATGGATCTCGACGAGGGCCCTGATGGGATGGAAGAGGAGATCTttgagacagaggagaaaaagaccTTAAGCACACGATCCAGAACACGCTCAAGGTCACGCTCTAG GTCTCCCAAAAGGAGAAGGTCCAGATCTCGCTCTGGCTCACGGAAACGTAAGCACCGCAAACGGTCACGGTCACGCTCCAGAGATCGCAAGAGGAAATCATCTCGGTCGTACTCAAGTGAACGTCGCGCCAGAGAACGGGAAAAGGAGAGGCAGAAGAAAGGGCTGCCTCCCATAAGATCCAAGACACTAAGTG TGTGCAGCACTACTCTGTGGGTGGGCCAAGTGGACAAAAAGGCAACTCAGCAAGACCTCACCAATCTGTTTGAAGAGTTTGGCCAGATAGAGTCCATCAAT ATGATCCCTCCCAGAGGCTGTGCCTACATCTGTATGGTCCACAGACAGGATGCATACCGTGCCCGCCAGAAGCTCAGTACTGGCTCTTTTAAGATTGGCTCCAAGATCATTAAG ATTGCATGGGCTCTGAACAAAGGTGTGAAGCAGGAGTACAAGCAGTTTTGGGATGTGGACCTGGGTGTCACCTACATACCGTGGGAGAAAGTGAAGCTGGACGATCTGGATGGCTTTGCTGAAGGAGGAATCATTGACCAGGAGACAGTCAATGATG AGTGGGAAGCAGCTAAAAATTCTGAACCAGCCAAGGAAGCTACAAGTCAGCAAGTAAGCGCTGAGACCGCAGCAGCATCTAACACCCAAACTGAGACGTACAACCAGCAGGTCACCATGATGCCTGTACAG CTTTCAGTGCCGCAGGCAGTTCCCAGTGCTGTAGGCTTGGTGCCTCCCACTTTCCCTGTCACTATGAGTATACCCCCACCAGGCTACGGGCCACCACCACCCTTCATAAGGGCTGGCTTCAACGCCTCACAGCCTCCACCAG GTTTCCTGCAggctgcacacacagcagcaatgGCTTCAGCAACTACTT CTCTAGTCCAGCCGTCAATGGCCTCCAGCCAAGACGTCAAGGAATCACCATTCAGTGCAATGATTCCTCCAACAAGCATCCCTGGCAGCTTCATGCCCACAGCCATCCCCGGAGCTGGTGTGTTCAACCCGGTGGGAGTCCAAACTCAGCAGTCCGCTAATGACAAGACTCCACAGTCTGCAGAGGGTATGGATGCTGCTGCAGAACTTACTCTGCAAG gtATGCAGAATGCAGTCCGTAGTGGGATGGGTCTTCTTGGCATGCATCCTACAGcttccctcacacacacgctgcaTCAGTCCGGTCTGGGTGGGCAGAGAATGCCCGGGCTGCTGCCCCTGGATGTGCGACCCAACCTCCTCCAGTCTGGTGCAGCTGCCCGCTTCCCCCTCCTCATGCAACAGGGTCCCGCACAACAAGCTGCCGGCCTCCTCGACGCCTCCCTCCAGGCTCAGGCCCGTGCCAGGGCCCCCTTCGCTCAGCTCGACCCCTTCAACAGGGCCCCCAACATCAACAATGAAAACGTGTCTAAAACAGAAGATGAACCTTCCACTGGGGCTGATGAGGGCAAAGACCAGGACTACCGCTTCCCCCCGATGGAAAAGCAGAGCACAGGCCTGCTGCGGACGCCTCCGCCGGAGCATCGGGAGCCACTGGGAGGTGGCGGAGGCGCGGGAGGTGTCAGGCCGCCGTTGCTCCAGACGCCAGGGAACCCTCCAGCCAGATCCAGCCTAGTGGGACGTCTGCAGGCCCTCGCAGGCTTCACTCCTGATAACCACTGGAACCAAACCAGAGGGGACTTTGATGAAAGAGATGGCATGCGCGGAGGCTCACAGACCCCAGGTGGTCCAAAAGGCTTCCAGGACGACCGCCAGAATTTCCCGAACCGCTTTGACAACCGTCCTGGGACGGCAGGGGGGGCGGCTGGTGCTTCTGGAAACGCTGGATCTGCTGGGGGGGCGCAGCCCTGGAACCGTAGCGGCGGTGCCGCAGCTCCCTTTGACAGTGAACTTCACCAAGACCTCGATGAACGAAGGCGTCCGtgggagagacaaagagacagagatgaaAGAGATTTTGACTTCAGGAGAGAGATGAATGGCAGCCGCCACAGCCGGGAGAGAGAGCgcgagagggagcgagagagggacagagacagagacagagacagagatcgCGGCCGAGACCGCACCAGAGAGCATGAACGAGACAGAGACCACGACAAAGATAGGGATCGCGAACGTGGGAGCTGGacgcctctcctccctctccctacACCCCTGCTTCCAACTCCAACTCTTAATCCTAACCTCGCACTGAACCAAGGCAAACTGCTCCCCCCTCTCAAACTGAACCCTCAGATTCAGTCCCGATTCCAGTCCCCTCTTTTGCCTCAGGCTCAGGCCAAACCTCCTCTCCTGGGTTTGaatcagctgctgcctcaggTTCCTCCTCCTTTACAGAGCCAGGCAGCCGCGTCCAAGCCCCAGTCAGAAAGCCCTGTCCAATCTGAGACATCTCAGACGCAGTCGCCACCTTCAGCCCATTCACCGCCCTCAACCCACTCACCGGAGCCGTCATCCGACAACAGCGGTCAGAGCACGCAGACCGAGGCTCCCGCTCAGTCCGAGTCTCCGCAGCCAGAGgcccccgcacacacacagtccgcATCCCAGCCCACAGCCGAATCCCCCTCCCCCAAAGCCACTCCTTCTCCCGACGTAGAGACCCCAAGCAACGCCTCACCGCTGGCCGAGGCCTCGTCCCAGGACTCACTTGCGGCCTTCGCACAAGCTACCAGCCCCCCTGAGGATTCGGTTCACTctctggaggagcaggagagccCGCAGAGGGACGAGGAGGAGTCACAAGAGGGAGCTTCCTCGCCCCAACCCGAGTGGGCCAATGGACCCGCGATGGACAATATTGCTATGGCTGAGCCCACGCCCGAGGCCTCGCCCGAGCCCGCACCAGACCCTTCCTTTGATTCTTTGCTCcctgaaagtgaaacagagTCACAACAGGAGCTGCCTGCCTCTCCTAAGGACGCAGACAATGAACAGAGTGAGCCCATGGAGGAAGCTGCGAGTCAGCCAGTGGTAGACACTGTCACAGACACTGAGGGGACATAA
- the scaf8 gene encoding SR-related and CTD-associated factor 8 isoform X1, which yields MEAVKAFNNELYSLNEYKPPISKAKMTQITKSGIKAIKFYKHVVQSVEKFIQKCKPEYKVPGLYVIDSIVRQSRHQFGTEKDVFAPRFSKNIIATFQHLYRCPSDDKSKIVRVLNLWQKNAVFKSDIIQPLLDMAAGIPPPSVTPVMPSSASQVNNTTPGTPATPATPANIVQALPDWASQITNTDTVAAVAQILQSPQGQQLQQLVQSLQMQQQKPQPSLLQALDAGLVVQLQALTAQLTAAATANSLNPLEQRVSSFNKKLLGPFDFGNDSERGEESKKDSSSTQLPMVSEPMNSSLFHQLAEQLQQQNLEQFQKQLLEHQQKAMNIEGQDSIFGQENSVATAQSSSQSQLTEPENKVDDSIDNQQEDMDLDEGPDGMEEEIFETEEKKTLSTRSRTRSRSRSRSPKRRRSRSRSGSRKRKHRKRSRSRSRDRKRKSSRSYSSERRAREREKERQKKGLPPIRSKTLSVCSTTLWVGQVDKKATQQDLTNLFEEFGQIESINMIPPRGCAYICMVHRQDAYRARQKLSTGSFKIGSKIIKIAWALNKGVKQEYKQFWDVDLGVTYIPWEKVKLDDLDGFAEGGIIDQETVNDEWEAAKNSEPAKEATSQQVSAETAAASNTQTETYNQQVTMMPVQLSVPQAVPSAVGLVPPTFPVTMSIPPPGYGPPPPFIRAGFNASQPPPGFLQAAHTAAMASATTSLVQPSMASSQDVKESPFSAMIPPTSIPGSFMPTAIPGAGVFNPVGVQTQQSANDKTPQSAEGMDAAAELTLQGMQNAVRSGMGLLGMHPTASLTHTLHQSGLGGQRMPGLLPLDVRPNLLQSGAAARFPLLMQQGPAQQAAGLLDASLQAQARARAPFAQLDPFNRAPNINNENVSKTEDEPSTGADEGKDQDYRFPPMEKQSTGLLRTPPPEHREPLGGGGGAGGVRPPLLQTPGNPPARSSLVGRLQALAGFTPDNHWNQTRGDFDERDGMRGGSQTPGGPKGFQDDRQNFPNRFDNRPGTAGGAAGASGNAGSAGGAQPWNRSGGAAAPFDSELHQDLDERRRPWERQRDRDERDFDFRREMNGSRHSRERERERERERDRDRDRDRDRGRDRTREHERDRDHDKDRDRERGSWTPLLPLPTPLLPTPTLNPNLALNQGKLLPPLKLNPQIQSRFQSPLLPQAQAKPPLLGLNQLLPQVPPPLQSQAAASKPQSESPVQSETSQTQSPPSAHSPPSTHSPEPSSDNSGQSTQTEAPAQSESPQPEAPAHTQSASQPTAESPSPKATPSPDVETPSNASPLAEASSQDSLAAFAQATSPPEDSVHSLEEQESPQRDEEESQEGASSPQPEWANGPAMDNIAMAEPTPEASPEPAPDPSFDSLLPESETESQQELPASPKDADNEQSEPMEEAASQPVVDTVTDTEGT from the exons TTCTACAAGCACGTTGTCCAGAGTGTAGAGAAGTTCATACAAAAG TGCAAGCCAGAATACAAGGTCCCAGGGCTGTATGTCATCGACTCAATTGTCAGACAGTCACGACACCAGTTTGGCACAGAGAAGGATGTTTTTGCTCCACGCTTCAGCAAGAACATCATTGCGACGTTTCAGCATCTCTACCGCTGCCCTTCAGATGATAAG AGTAAGATAGTGAGAGTCCTGAATCTATGGCAAAAGAATGCTGTCTTCAAGAGTGACATCATTCAGCCTCTGTTGGACATGGCTGCAGGGATTCCTCCTCCCAGCGTCACACCCGTCATGCCCAGCAGTGCTTCCCAGGTCAACAACACCACCCCTG GCACCCCAGCTACACCAGCCACTCCAGCCAATATAGTCCAGGCTCTACCTGACTGGGCTTCCCAGATTACCAACACAGACACTGTGGCTGCTGTTGCGCAGATCTTACAGAGTCCCCAGGGACAACAG ctgcagcagctggtcCAGAGTCTGCAGATGCAGCAACAGAAGCCTCAGCCATCTCTGCTGCAGGCCTTGGATGCTGGCCTGGTGGTGCAGTTGCAAGCTCTGACAGCTCAACTCACCGCCGCCGCTACAGCCAACAGCCTCAACCCTTTGGAGCAGCGGGTCTCCTCTTTTAATAAG AAACTTTTGGGTCCTTTTGACTTTGGGAATGATTCTGAACGCGGCGAGGAGTCTAAGAAGGACAGCTCATCAACTCAACT GCCCATGGTGTCCGAGCCCATGAACAGCTCCCTTTTCCATCAGTTGGCCGAGCAACTACAACAGCAAAACCTGGAGCAGTTTCAGAAGCAGCTGCTTGAGCACCAACAGAAG GCAATGAACATAGAAGGACAGGACTCTATCTTTGGACAAGAGAACTCGGTTGCGACTGCTCAGAGCAGCAGTCAGTCACAGCTTACTGAGCCAGAGAATAAGGTGGATGACTCCATAGACAACCAGCAGGAG GACATGGATCTCGACGAGGGCCCTGATGGGATGGAAGAGGAGATCTttgagacagaggagaaaaagaccTTAAGCACACGATCCAGAACACGCTCAAGGTCACGCTCTAG GTCTCCCAAAAGGAGAAGGTCCAGATCTCGCTCTGGCTCACGGAAACGTAAGCACCGCAAACGGTCACGGTCACGCTCCAGAGATCGCAAGAGGAAATCATCTCGGTCGTACTCAAGTGAACGTCGCGCCAGAGAACGGGAAAAGGAGAGGCAGAAGAAAGGGCTGCCTCCCATAAGATCCAAGACACTAAGTG TGTGCAGCACTACTCTGTGGGTGGGCCAAGTGGACAAAAAGGCAACTCAGCAAGACCTCACCAATCTGTTTGAAGAGTTTGGCCAGATAGAGTCCATCAAT ATGATCCCTCCCAGAGGCTGTGCCTACATCTGTATGGTCCACAGACAGGATGCATACCGTGCCCGCCAGAAGCTCAGTACTGGCTCTTTTAAGATTGGCTCCAAGATCATTAAG ATTGCATGGGCTCTGAACAAAGGTGTGAAGCAGGAGTACAAGCAGTTTTGGGATGTGGACCTGGGTGTCACCTACATACCGTGGGAGAAAGTGAAGCTGGACGATCTGGATGGCTTTGCTGAAGGAGGAATCATTGACCAGGAGACAGTCAATGATG AGTGGGAAGCAGCTAAAAATTCTGAACCAGCCAAGGAAGCTACAAGTCAGCAAGTAAGCGCTGAGACCGCAGCAGCATCTAACACCCAAACTGAGACGTACAACCAGCAGGTCACCATGATGCCTGTACAG CTTTCAGTGCCGCAGGCAGTTCCCAGTGCTGTAGGCTTGGTGCCTCCCACTTTCCCTGTCACTATGAGTATACCCCCACCAGGCTACGGGCCACCACCACCCTTCATAAGGGCTGGCTTCAACGCCTCACAGCCTCCACCAG GTTTCCTGCAggctgcacacacagcagcaatgGCTTCAGCAACTACTT CTCTAGTCCAGCCGTCAATGGCCTCCAGCCAAGACGTCAAGGAATCACCATTCAGTGCAATGATTCCTCCAACAAGCATCCCTGGCAGCTTCATGCCCACAGCCATCCCCGGAGCTGGTGTGTTCAACCCGGTGGGAGTCCAAACTCAGCAGTCCGCTAATGACAAGACTCCACAGTCTGCAGAGGGTATGGATGCTGCTGCAGAACTTACTCTGCAAG gtATGCAGAATGCAGTCCGTAGTGGGATGGGTCTTCTTGGCATGCATCCTACAGcttccctcacacacacgctgcaTCAGTCCGGTCTGGGTGGGCAGAGAATGCCCGGGCTGCTGCCCCTGGATGTGCGACCCAACCTCCTCCAGTCTGGTGCAGCTGCCCGCTTCCCCCTCCTCATGCAACAGGGTCCCGCACAACAAGCTGCCGGCCTCCTCGACGCCTCCCTCCAGGCTCAGGCCCGTGCCAGGGCCCCCTTCGCTCAGCTCGACCCCTTCAACAGGGCCCCCAACATCAACAATGAAAACGTGTCTAAAACAGAAGATGAACCTTCCACTGGGGCTGATGAGGGCAAAGACCAGGACTACCGCTTCCCCCCGATGGAAAAGCAGAGCACAGGCCTGCTGCGGACGCCTCCGCCGGAGCATCGGGAGCCACTGGGAGGTGGCGGAGGCGCGGGAGGTGTCAGGCCGCCGTTGCTCCAGACGCCAGGGAACCCTCCAGCCAGATCCAGCCTAGTGGGACGTCTGCAGGCCCTCGCAGGCTTCACTCCTGATAACCACTGGAACCAAACCAGAGGGGACTTTGATGAAAGAGATGGCATGCGCGGAGGCTCACAGACCCCAGGTGGTCCAAAAGGCTTCCAGGACGACCGCCAGAATTTCCCGAACCGCTTTGACAACCGTCCTGGGACGGCAGGGGGGGCGGCTGGTGCTTCTGGAAACGCTGGATCTGCTGGGGGGGCGCAGCCCTGGAACCGTAGCGGCGGTGCCGCAGCTCCCTTTGACAGTGAACTTCACCAAGACCTCGATGAACGAAGGCGTCCGtgggagagacaaagagacagagatgaaAGAGATTTTGACTTCAGGAGAGAGATGAATGGCAGCCGCCACAGCCGGGAGAGAGAGCgcgagagggagcgagagagggacagagacagagacagagacagagatcgCGGCCGAGACCGCACCAGAGAGCATGAACGAGACAGAGACCACGACAAAGATAGGGATCGCGAACGTGGGAGCTGGacgcctctcctccctctccctacACCCCTGCTTCCAACTCCAACTCTTAATCCTAACCTCGCACTGAACCAAGGCAAACTGCTCCCCCCTCTCAAACTGAACCCTCAGATTCAGTCCCGATTCCAGTCCCCTCTTTTGCCTCAGGCTCAGGCCAAACCTCCTCTCCTGGGTTTGaatcagctgctgcctcaggTTCCTCCTCCTTTACAGAGCCAGGCAGCCGCGTCCAAGCCCCAGTCAGAAAGCCCTGTCCAATCTGAGACATCTCAGACGCAGTCGCCACCTTCAGCCCATTCACCGCCCTCAACCCACTCACCGGAGCCGTCATCCGACAACAGCGGTCAGAGCACGCAGACCGAGGCTCCCGCTCAGTCCGAGTCTCCGCAGCCAGAGgcccccgcacacacacagtccgcATCCCAGCCCACAGCCGAATCCCCCTCCCCCAAAGCCACTCCTTCTCCCGACGTAGAGACCCCAAGCAACGCCTCACCGCTGGCCGAGGCCTCGTCCCAGGACTCACTTGCGGCCTTCGCACAAGCTACCAGCCCCCCTGAGGATTCGGTTCACTctctggaggagcaggagagccCGCAGAGGGACGAGGAGGAGTCACAAGAGGGAGCTTCCTCGCCCCAACCCGAGTGGGCCAATGGACCCGCGATGGACAATATTGCTATGGCTGAGCCCACGCCCGAGGCCTCGCCCGAGCCCGCACCAGACCCTTCCTTTGATTCTTTGCTCcctgaaagtgaaacagagTCACAACAGGAGCTGCCTGCCTCTCCTAAGGACGCAGACAATGAACAGAGTGAGCCCATGGAGGAAGCTGCGAGTCAGCCAGTGGTAGACACTGTCACAGACACTGAGGGGACATAA